One window from the genome of Apus apus isolate bApuApu2 chromosome 12, bApuApu2.pri.cur, whole genome shotgun sequence encodes:
- the LOC127389739 gene encoding chloride intracellular channel protein 2-like, which translates to MESRQLTTKEPEIELFVKAGLDGENIGNCPFCQRLFMVLWLKGVKFNVTTVDMTRKPEELKDLAPGTNPPFLLFNKELKTDFIKIEEFLEQTLGPPMYPHLSPKYKESFDVGSDIFAKFSAYIKNPRKEANTNLEKALLREFQRLDVYLNTPLPEEIDQDSVEDITVSKRKFLDGDHLTLADCNLLPKLHIIKIAAKKYRDFEIPADMTGVWRYLNNAYACDEFSHTCPADEEIEHTYASVARKMT; encoded by the exons ATGGAGAGTCGGCAGCTCACCACCAAGGAGCCAGAGATCGAGCTCTTCGTAAAG GCTGGTCTGGATGGGGAAAACATCGGAAACTGTCCCTTCTGCCAGCGCCTCTTCATGGTGCTGTGGCTCAAAGGGGTCAAGTTCAATGTCACCACGGTGGACATGACCAG GAAACCTGAGGAGCTGAAAGATTTAGCACCAGGCACCAACCCACCCTTCTTGCTGTTCAACAAGGAGCTGAAAACAGACTTCATTAAGATTGAGGAGTTCCTGGAGCAGACCCTGGGCCCACCCAT GTATCCACACCTGAGTCCCAAGTACAAGGAGTCCTTCGACGTGGGGAGCGACATCTTCGCCAAGTTTTCAGCGTACATCAAGAACCCACGCAAGGAAGCAAATACCA ATTTGGAGAAGGCTCTGCTGCGGGAGTTCCAGAGGCTGGATGTCTACCTAAACACCCCTCTCCCCGAGGAGATTGACCAGGACAGTGTGGAAGACATCACTGTCTCCAAGAGGAAATTCCTGGATGGAGACCACCTGACTTTGGCTGACTGCAACCTCCTGCCCAAACTGCACATCATTAAG attGCAGCCAAGAAGTACCGCGACTTCGAGATCCCGGCGGACATGACGGGCGTCTGGCGCTACCTCAACAACGCCTACGCCTGCGACGAGTTCAGCCACACGTGTCCCGCCGACGAGGAGATCGAGCACACCTACGCCAGCGTGGCCAGGAAGATGACCTGA